From the Primulina tabacum isolate GXHZ01 chromosome 3, ASM2559414v2, whole genome shotgun sequence genome, one window contains:
- the LOC142541136 gene encoding uncharacterized protein LOC142541136 — MIYHVPLGEENFKVSIDVVLDEKAQLPIPIKFGPTIINDVVGVIVGWPKELVIFPTTKRKGKPQSFTLADVPGQRDNFKEIEKTLPMSCKYIYSHVVRLLNESDTIYIEFEDAMFGRPKSIRLLREDILRFMEMREIGARQILVYMGHLYKDLKKKDKADYFSFVDPGNIPTCPIGTDGRDLSKHIADQLEAVCRDSICLIPYNTGYHWILTIVNEDKNMIYLLDSTSNRNRDDT, encoded by the exons ATGATTTACCATGTTCCACTTGGGGAAGAGAACTTCAAGGTATCTATTGATGTTGTCTTAGATGAAAAAGCACAGCTTCCGATCCCAATTAAGTTTGGACCAACAATCATCAATGATGTTGTTGGAGTCATTGTTGGTTGGCCTAAAGAGTTGGTTATTTTTCCAACGACAAAG agGAAGGGGAAACCTCAATCATTTACGCTTGCGGATGTTCCTGGTCAGCGCGACAATTTCAAAGAAATTGAGAAAACATTACCCATGTCGTGCAAGTATATCTACTCTCATGTTGTTAGATTGCTGAATGAATCGGATACCATATACATTGAGTTTGAGGACGCCATGTTTGGACGTCCTAAAAGCATACGGTTGCTAAGAGAAGATATCTTACGCTTTATGGAGATGAGGGAGATAGGTGCCAGACAAATTTTAGTTTACATGGG TCACCTCTAcaaagatttgaagaaaaaagacaAGGCTGATTATTTTTCGTTTGTGGATCCCGGTAATATACCTACATGCCCGATTGGCACAGATGGTCGTGACTTATCAAAACATATTGCTGACCAGTTGGAAGCAGTGTGTAGAGATAGCATCTGCCTCATCCCATACAACACTGG GTACCATTGGATCTTGACAATCGTCAACGAAGATaagaatatgatatatttattggaTTCTACGTCTAACAGGAACCGAGATGATACATGA